GTATCAGCTATTGACAATCTCATAAAGGGTGCCAGTGGACAGGCTGTTCAGAATATGAATATAATGTTTAATATTGAAGAAACAGAAGGATTGACTCCCTATCCTTTTTATCCATGAAAAGAGTTGATAGAGGTATAGCTGCGGTTGAAGGAATAAAATCGGCAGTAGCTAAAACAGGCATTAAAAAAAATGGTAAATTAGATTTAGCCGTTTTGTTTTCAGATTATCCCTGCCTGTGGTGTGCAACATTCACCAAAAATAATGTAAAGGCAGCACCTGTTCTGTATGATATTGAGCTTCTAAGTAAAAATAAACCGTTGAGAGCAATTGTTGTAAATAGTGGTAATGCCAATGCTTGCACCAAAGAGGGGAAGGAGGCGGTGACAAAAGTTGTAGAGGAAACCAGCAAAATATTGAATATAAAAAAAGATAATATTGCAGTGTGTTCAACGGGTATCATTGGTGAAAGATTACCTTATGAGAAGATTATTTCTTCTTTAAAAAATCTGGATTTTTCTGAAGAAAATTGTCATCTGGCAGCAGAGGCAATTTTAACCACCGATACAAAGACGAAAGAAGTAGCCTACGAATTTGAGATAGACGGGGAAGATGCACATATCGGAGGGATGGCAAAAGGGGCAGGGATGATTAATCCTCATATGGCTACTATGCTTTCTTTTATCGTTACTGATGTGAATATAGAAAGGGACTTGCTGTGTAAAGCATTAAAAGAAGCGGTAGATTTTTCTTTCAATCGTATATCGGTGGATGGAGATACATCTACCAATGACAGCTGTTTTTTGCTTTCTACCTGTAAAGGAGAAAACAGTAAAATAGAAGAAGAAAATGAAGCCTATGATATATTTTTGGATGTCTTAAAAAAGCTGTGTATGGAACTTGCCTTAAAGATTGTAGGAGATGGAGAAGGGGCAACAAAGCTTGTAAAAATTATAGTGGATAAGGCAAAAAATGGAGAAGAAGCGGAGAGATGTGCAAGGGCTATTGCAGATTCCTTATTGGTGAAAACAGCCTTATTCGGTAAAAAGGCAAATTGGGGCAGGATTGCAGCCTGTGTGGGATATTCGGGTGTAACATTTTCTGAACAGGGATTCTCCATCTCTGTTGGCGGCAAATTGGTTTTTGATAGAGGAAAAGAAAATAAAATAGATATTTCTTTATATATGAAGAATAAAGATATAGATATTGTGGTCTCTCTTTATTCCGGTAATGCATCTTATACGATGTGGACCACAGACCTATCCTATGATTATGTGGAAATAAACTCCATTTAAGTTGTAAAAAGTCCTTTTTTGTAATTTTCATTGACAATCTAAGACAATATGGTATAATCTGAGAACTATTGCAGGAGGTGCTTTATGCTTAAATTTTTGTATGTGTTGGTTTTTATTTTCTTGTTTACAAGCTCTGGATGGGCAAAAGATGTAATCACTGTTTATAGTGGTGCGGGGATGAGGAAACCGATGGATAAAATAGGAAGGGCTTTTGAGAAGAAATATGGCGTATCTGTGAGATACAATTATGCCGGTTCCAATACCCTCCTGTCTCAGATGGAGCTGACAAAAAAGGGCGATTGCTATATGCCAGGGGCAACGATGTATATTGAAAAAGCAAAAGAGAAAGGATTTGTGGATTATGAAAAACCCGTGGCGTATCATATACCGGTAATAGTAGTTCCTGAAGGAAATCCTGCGAATATAAAAAGTTTGAAAGACCTCATAAAACCCGGGGTAAAGGTAATCCTGGGAGATCCGAAAGCGGCCGCATGTGGAAAGATTGCAAAGAAGATATTAGAGAAAAACAAAATTTACGATGAGGTGCAAAAGAATGTAATTGCCACCGCTGCGACGGTAAATGAACTAGTAGTTTATATGTGTATGGGGCAGGCTGACGCATCCATAATCTGGAAAGCCTCATTGCTGGGGACAGAGGATAAAACAGACATTATAGAGATACCCAAAAAAGAGAATATGATCAAGGTAATACCCATCGGCAGGCTGACATTTTCTAAACATAAGAAAATAGCAAAAAGGTTTGTGGATTTTGTTGCATCTTCTGAGGGAAAGAATATATTTAAAGAATGTGGTTTCACAGCGTATTCAAGTAAGAAGTATGGGTCTTCCACTGGAAAAAAGATAATGCTGTACAGTGGAGCGGGGCTTATGGAAACGATG
Above is a window of Deltaproteobacteria bacterium DNA encoding:
- the argJ gene encoding bifunctional glutamate N-acetyltransferase/amino-acid acetyltransferase ArgJ, with protein sequence MKRVDRGIAAVEGIKSAVAKTGIKKNGKLDLAVLFSDYPCLWCATFTKNNVKAAPVLYDIELLSKNKPLRAIVVNSGNANACTKEGKEAVTKVVEETSKILNIKKDNIAVCSTGIIGERLPYEKIISSLKNLDFSEENCHLAAEAILTTDTKTKEVAYEFEIDGEDAHIGGMAKGAGMINPHMATMLSFIVTDVNIERDLLCKALKEAVDFSFNRISVDGDTSTNDSCFLLSTCKGENSKIEEENEAYDIFLDVLKKLCMELALKIVGDGEGATKLVKIIVDKAKNGEEAERCARAIADSLLVKTALFGKKANWGRIAACVGYSGVTFSEQGFSISVGGKLVFDRGKENKIDISLYMKNKDIDIVVSLYSGNASYTMWTTDLSYDYVEINSI
- the modA gene encoding molybdate ABC transporter substrate-binding protein, which codes for MLKFLYVLVFIFLFTSSGWAKDVITVYSGAGMRKPMDKIGRAFEKKYGVSVRYNYAGSNTLLSQMELTKKGDCYMPGATMYIEKAKEKGFVDYEKPVAYHIPVIVVPEGNPANIKSLKDLIKPGVKVILGDPKAAACGKIAKKILEKNKIYDEVQKNVIATAATVNELVVYMCMGQADASIIWKASLLGTEDKTDIIEIPKKENMIKVIPIGRLTFSKHKKIAKRFVDFVASSEGKNIFKECGFTAYSSKKYGSSTGKKIMLYSGAGLMETMNILGAKFEKEHGVKVVYNYAGAGHLLSQMEITQQGDIFIPGALFTFNKAKEKGFIEPGSERLVAYHIPVIGVKKDNPANITCLEDLARPGIKIVLGDPKVVPIGRAAEKILKDAGIRNKVNIVSRASEEPQLVIAVSEGIVDAAIFWRSSLWELRDRIDIIEISKEQNCIKTIPIGVLTFSKDKDSAKDFCNYVVSRKGKKIWEENGYIVYPNPKYKK